The DNA region CCGCAGAATCCATCAATAAACAAAACCTTCAGACTGTTAcccattttaataaaatcctgTACGAGGGAATCGATCACCCTTTTGGATTAAGAATATCCATTTCTTCAATTTTATGTTCCAGTTGACAAGTCAGTGAATAAGTTTGTATTTTCAGTACTAATGCATGTATCATTTCTTTCCAAACATTCAGTTATATTTGCAGATGATTACAAGTACTGGATACAGAATTGACTGTGGATTTAATCTCGTAGATGTTCATGAAGGAACTATGTTTGAAATCCCAAAGGTTCCTGTTTGCTGGAATAATGTTTACAGCGAGTAATAGCTGATTGATCTTGAGTTTTCTAGTACTAATTACCGCCGTTCACCATTTCGACTCCGGTGGTGTCTTCCTTCCCCTTCTCCGGCTCCGCCGTTTGCTTTTGCTCCCCGAAGAGCTCCTGCATCTCCTCCAGCGTCCTGCCCCGCGTCTCCGGCAAGAACGTGAAGAAGAACACCCATGCCACTGCGGCGATTCCGGAGTACAAGAAGAAGCTGCCCCCCAGCGTGATGGCCTTGGAGAGAGAGAGGAAGGTCATGGCGATAACGCCGCTAGTGACCCGGTTCACGGCCGCCACGATGGCGGCCCCCAGCGCTCGCAGGCGCAGCGGGAAGACCTCCGAGCTGTACACTAACGTGATGGGCCCCGCGCCGATGGAGAAAAACGACACGTACGCGAGTGTGGAACTGATGCTGAGAGCCGCCGCCCACTGGAGCGACTGCCCTCCATCGCCGTGCCTGCCCACGGCCGTCAGCCCGATCCCCAGCCCCGCCAGCGACACGATCATCCCTGCGAAGCTCCCCAGCAGCAGCGGCCGCCTCCCCACGCGGTCTACGAAGAAGGTCGCGACCAGGATTAAGAGAGTCTTGGTGAACCCCACCGCCACCGTCATCCCCAGCTGCGCGTTGTCAGACTTGATCCCCGCCGCCTCGAACACCCGGGGACTGTACAGCACCACCGAATCGATCCCCGACGCCTGCTGGAAGAAGTGGATCCCCATGGCGGCGATCAGCACACGGCGCACCGACGGCCTCGGCCGCAGCAGCAGCTCCCTCCAGGCTCCCCTGTTGTCTCTGTTCTTCTTGGGGACTGCCACCACGTCTTCGTCGCATTCTTCCGGGATTCCGGCAGCCCGCTTGATGTCGGCGAGACGGAGCCGCGCTTCCTCCGGCGAGTCGCAGGTCTTCTCGAGAACCTCCTTGGCGTCACCGAGGCGACCGCGCATGACGAGCCACCGCGGCGACTCCGGCATGGCGAGCACGCCGACGGCGAGAAAAACCGACGGAATGGCACCAACGCCGAGCATGAATCGCCACCCGAGGGACTGCCGGAGATGGGAGAAGGCGTAGTTGGAGATGTATCCTAGGAGTATGCCGACGTTGATGAAGACCTCCGGGAAGGAAGTGAGGAAGCCACGGCAGGAGGCAGGGGCGATCTCAGCGTTGTAGGTGAGGGCGATTATAGCCGCATATCCAACGCCGACGCCGGTGACGAAGCGGCCGATCATGAGAAAAGCATAATTCATGGCGAAGCCCATGAGCAGCGCGCCAGCGAAGAAGATGGCGGCCGCGAGGACGATCGTGTACCGGCGGCCGATCCAGTCGGAGGTGAATCCGGCGGTGAAGGAACCTACGAGTG from Zingiber officinale cultivar Zhangliang chromosome 4B, Zo_v1.1, whole genome shotgun sequence includes:
- the LOC121975919 gene encoding polyol transporter 5-like; translation: MGEKKEDREQLSSVEKMAATPKQGRHMYAMGCTMLASLATILLGYDIGVMSGAEKFIQKELHISDTQVEILIGSLSLYSLVGSFTAGFTSDWIGRRYTIVLAAAIFFAGALLMGFAMNYAFLMIGRFVTGVGVGYAAIIALTYNAEIAPASCRGFLTSFPEVFINVGILLGYISNYAFSHLRQSLGWRFMLGVGAIPSVFLAVGVLAMPESPRWLVMRGRLGDAKEVLEKTCDSPEEARLRLADIKRAAGIPEECDEDVVAVPKKNRDNRGAWRELLLRPRPSVRRVLIAAMGIHFFQQASGIDSVVLYSPRVFEAAGIKSDNAQLGMTVAVGFTKTLLILVATFFVDRVGRRPLLLGSFAGMIVSLAGLGIGLTAVGRHGDGGQSLQWAAALSISSTLAYVSFFSIGAGPITLVYSSEVFPLRLRALGAAIVAAVNRVTSGVIAMTFLSLSKAITLGGSFFLYSGIAAVAWVFFFTFLPETRGRTLEEMQELFGEQKQTAEPEKGKEDTTGVEMVNGGN